The Thermococcus alcaliphilus genomic interval ATGCCTATGAACATTTTGGAATGCCAGATAAAGCTATAGAGACGTATGAAAAGCTTCTAGAACTTGAAAGGAAACTTGGAAATAAAAAAGAAGAAGCACTAACACTGGCACACATTGCAATAAACTATGATGAGCTTGAAGAAACAGAAAAAGCAATAGAATTGATGGAAAAAGCAAGTACAATGTTTAGAGAGCTTAGCGATGAGAGAAACTATCTAGTAAGTTTGCTCGATTTAGCCCACTTTTACTACGAGCTTGGGGACTATAAACGTGCTGAAGAGCTTATCTCAGAAATCTTAAAAACTCCCAGAGATGCGGAGATTGAAGTCAATGCACGGATAGTTGAAGCCGAGATAAAAGCCGCACAAGAGGACTTCAAAGAGGCATTCCAATCCCTCAAACTAGCTCTCCTAAAAGCCTTAGAAGTTGACGATGAAGAGCTTTTCAGCATTGCATTTGATGCACTGTATAATTTTATAACAGAGCTCTTCGAGGAAAAAATGTACAAAGAAGTTTATGAAAATATGGACAGTTTGGCAGATGCTTTTGAGGAAATAAATAAGGAATATGAAAAGTTCTTCAAGGCTGTAAAAGAGCTTGCAAAACTTAAAGAAGGCTTAGAGAATGAATACACTAAAGCGTATGAAAGCATAGCTATAGAAGAGTTCAAAGAGCTACTTGATGAACTCAAGAAGATCGGAACAAGTGTCTTGAGTATCAACCTTTAGCTCCTTGCTATTTTTTGTTAAAAATTGTTTGAAAATACAAAAATTAAAAAATCCTTCAAAATCTGGAAACGGTCTCAACTTCAGCGCTTTCAACGTTTTCCACTTGAGCAAATGCTTCTGCAACTTCGTCGAAGGAATATCCTTCAGCATCTTTTCCAAGCACATAAACCTTGAGGGCAACTAAACCAAATGCGATTGGTTCTCTGTCAATCTTAGAGATTCCATATTTGCCCCCAAACTTCTCCTCGAGTGTCTTTCTGATTGCTGCTTCTAATTCATCGAGGTTTACATCTGGATCGGTTGGCATAACCCTAATGATTCCTACCAAATTAAAATCACTCATTTTCTTCACCTCAAGGTCCTTCCCATCCACATTTGGGGCACTTGTAGGTTACCCCAAGGACACGACAGCTTTCACATCTCCATATAACTTCTTCCCCACAGTTTGGGCATATGAAGTGGGTAGCGTGCTCTCTTGGCGTTATCTCCTTTCCACATGATGTACACACGGGGATTGTCTCGGCCATTTCAAACCACCTCCTTAGAAATGAGGTTTTTTTGTTATCGTGACTCTTAACGCAATAAAGGGAGTCCATTTATAAAACTTTCGAGAGGGTCAGACCATGCGAGTCTCTTCATCTCTCTGTCGAAATCTCCCTCATCATCCCTAACAAAAATAAAAGAGAGGGCTTATAAATCTTCCTCAAAAGCCAAAAACTGTACAAATTTCTGTTTGTATGCTAACACTTCTCTTATTTGCTTTTCATCCACATTCTCTGAGACACTGATCTGCTTGTAAAGCATTTCAAGTTCTTTTAGTGCTCTTTCAACTTCCATCTCTTTGTCTTTATAGCTTCCATTGGAACTCTTTATCTTGGCCAAAAGTTTGCCCCTTAGAAACGGCAAAACCTCAAACGGCCGACCCATATAGGCCCAATATATACCTTCCCTTAAAATTTCACCCAAAATCTCAATTTCAGAATAGTTCATTCTATTTTTCCTACCGATTGGTTTCCCACTCCCTCCTCATGGGTATCACCATCTTTAAGCAGGATTTATTGTTGATTAAATTTTTGGCCACTTGTCTATCAAAATGCCAAATAATTCCAAAAATGATTCATTTTTGTCAATTTAGTGCCCAATCTCCTTGTGCTATCTGTCATCAATTCAAATAAAGTAACGGAAGAAGGAAAGTTTATGATGGTTAAACTTTGATAAAACGCTTTTCTCAGATTTCTACAGTTTTCTTCTATGTTTTCAAAT includes:
- a CDS encoding tetratricopeptide repeat protein, with the protein product MEEFKKALESKDCQKVLEYLDDYLEIIESEKELRDLLQELEELALECEEEAYELAHEITHIYAHLDELEKGLEVYKRLVEKYKDQGEKYLDALYHLADAYEHFGMPDKAIETYEKLLELERKLGNKKEEALTLAHIAINYDELEETEKAIELMEKASTMFRELSDERNYLVSLLDLAHFYYELGDYKRAEELISEILKTPRDAEIEVNARIVEAEIKAAQEDFKEAFQSLKLALLKALEVDDEELFSIAFDALYNFITELFEEKMYKEVYENMDSLADAFEEINKEYEKFFKAVKELAKLKEGLENEYTKAYESIAIEEFKELLDELKKIGTSVLSINL
- a CDS encoding elongation factor 1-beta, encoding MSDFNLVGIIRVMPTDPDVNLDELEAAIRKTLEEKFGGKYGISKIDREPIAFGLVALKVYVLGKDAEGYSFDEVAEAFAQVENVESAEVETVSRF
- a CDS encoding zinc finger domain-containing protein — encoded protein: MAETIPVCTSCGKEITPREHATHFICPNCGEEVIWRCESCRVLGVTYKCPKCGWEGP